TGACACAACAGGCCGCACCACCTAAACCGCCCGGTTCACTGGCACTCGGCTTCCTCGCGGTGTTCCAGGACCAAACCGGCTGGCTCGGCGGGTATCTGGTCACCAACGGCTGGGGGCGCCCGCTCGAATTTCGCCTCACGACGGCCGTGCAGCCGAACCGGGTCCAAACCGCGCTCTACGGCCCCACTTTAACGGAATACCTCCATGCCGATGTGATCGGGAAGACGCTAGTGGAGAAGACCGGCACAAAACCCGATCTAATCGTTACAGATTCACCGGCGGCGCTCGCGCTGCGTGCGCGGATCGAGATTCCGGTGATCGCACTATCGACCCCGGGCGCCCCGCCCGCGCCGGAAACTGTTGCACGTTCGCACACACGCACCCCGGGCGGGGTTCTGCTCTCGGCGCGGTTCGCTTCGGACGGCGATCTCGTGGCGCAGTTGCTGGAGCGCGTGGACCCGGCGGTCGATCTGGCGGAGCCGTTCGCGCGCATTCGCGAGGCCGTGAGCGAAGCCCGGAAGATGGGAGTAACGAACCGTGCGGCTTGATGTGTCAGGCGCAGAACCTAACCCCCCAACCCCCTTCCCTAAGAAGGAAGGGGGAACAGAACCAAATGCACATACTGCCTCGCCGCAAGCACCGGTTTTAAGCCCCTCTCCCCTTGGGGGAGGGGTTGGGGAGGGGTTTCAGACAGAGCCCGCTTCAGGGAGAGGGGACTCAGCCGTCGGTCTTCTGGACCTGCCTATCACCTTCGACCTGGAAACGCGCGACCTGCCGAAGTTCGACCACGCGATCGAGCCGAACGTGCGCGAGGCGCGCCTGCTCACCGAATCGCCGTGGGTGCGCTCGCTCGGGCGGCTCGACCTGAGCGTGACGACCGAGGGCTGGAAGTTCCCGGCCCCGCCCGTGGAGTACGAACCGCCCCCGCGGTTGGCGACCGAACCGAAGGTGGGGCGCCATTCGGTCAACCTTCCCACGCTGCCCGACAACCCGGACAGCGCGAAGGCGCGCATCCGCCCGAAGCCCACGGCGGACACGGTCCTGTTCAAGGACCGCTTGCTCTACCTCCTGCAACCGCCGCTCGACGGGCTGTTCGACGGGCGCCAACTTGAGGTGCCGTTCGCGCCGTTCCCGTACCAGCTCGAGGGCATCGCGTTCCTGATGCCCCGGCACCACGCCATGCTCGCGGACGAGATGGGCCTCGGCAAAACGGCCCAGGCGATCCTCACGCTGCGCCTGCTGTTCCACTCGGGCGAAATCAAACAGGCGCTGGTGGTGTGCCCGAAGCCGCTCGTACACAACTGGGCGCGCGAACTCAAGATGTGGGCGCCGGACGTGCCGTTCGAGACGTTCGAGGGCGACCCGGACCAGCGCCGCAGCACGTGGCTCGTTTCTAACTGCCCGCTGAAGCTCATCAACTACGAAACTCTCACGCGCGACTGCGACCTCGCGGCCGACAAGCGCGTTTATTTCGACGCGGTGGTGCTGGACGAGGCCCAGCGCATCAAGAACAAGGGATCGAAGACGGCACAGGCGGTGTGCTCGCTGAACCGCGGTCGCAGTTGGGCATTGACAGGTACGCCGATCGAGAACCACCCCGACGACCTGGTGAACATCTTCAGCTTCGTCGACGCGAACCGCATCCCGGCGGACACGCCGCCGCGCCGCATCCCGCAGTACACGTCCGACTCGATCCTGCGGCGCACAAAGGACGACGTGCTCACGGACATGCCGCCCAAGGTGATCCGCGACCTCGAAGTGGAACTCACACCGGCCCAGCGCGCCGCGTATGCACGCGCCGAGGACAACGGCGTCATCCACCTGAACGAACTCGGCGACACGATCACCGTGCAGCACGTGTTCCAGCTCGTGATGCGGCTGAAGCAGATTTGCAACTTCGACCCGCTCACCGGTGAGAGCGCGAAGCTGGAACAACTGCTCACGGACATGGAAGAGGTGGCGGAGAGCGGACGGAAGGCGATCATCTTCTCGCAGTGGGTTGAGCCGCTCGAAGTGCTGGCGCAAGCGCTCGCCCGGTACGGCCCGCTCCAGTACCACGGGAAGATCCCGCAGCAGCAGCGGACGCCGATCCTGGACCGCTTCAAGGCCGATCCGGACGCGCACGTGCTCCTCATGAGCTACGGCACCGGGAGCGTGGGGCTGAACCTCCAGTTCACGAACTACGTGTTCCTGTTCGACCGCTGGTGGAACCCCGCGGTCGAGGACCAGGCGATCAACCGCGCCCACCGGCTCGGCCAGAAGCACCCGGTCACGGTGACGCGGTTCCTTAGCGGCGGCACCATCGAGCAGCGCATCGCGGACATCCTCGACGCGAAGCGCCAGGTGTTCAACGACCTGCTCTCGCAGGCCGAGAAGCCGGCTTCGCTCGGACTCAATGAGGACGAGATCTTCGGCCTCTTCGACATCAAAGCTCGCCCAAAGCGCGACAAACACTGATCGGGTGAAGTAAGAATTCGCCACGGATAAACACAGAGAACACGGATCAGAACAGAAGAAGAGTTTGGGACGGGATTAACACCGGATCGAAGCGACGCGGCCCCGTTCACCGACGGGGCCGCGTCACTTGTTATGTTCAAACCACGTATAATAGTTCCGGTTACTCGCCGCTCAAGTCGGCCATCGACTCCTCGGACGTCGGGTTGGCCCTGAGTAGGTCCGCGGTCGGTAGCGGCTTACCGACCAGCGCTTCCCACCGCTTCCGCTGGTCGGCGGTGAGTACCTTCAATGCGGTCTCTAAAACGGCATCCTGTTCCTGTGCCGTCCGCTCCAGTCGCGCGTTCTGGATCACGTTCAGTGGCGATCGGACGGGGCCGAGGGCCGCGACGATCCGGTCTTCCTGTTCGGCGGTTAGTTGCAGTTCGCGGATGGCGACCCGGTCCAAAAGCCCGCGCGGGCCGGCCGCCTGAAGGACCGCTTGTTTCAGTCGCTTCACCCCGGCCGGGGAGAGGACTTCGGCGGCTTTTTTCGCCACTTCTACTTCCAGTTCGCGCTGGCCCTTCAGGTATTGATCGAGCGCTTCGGCCGCGGCCAGGTCGCCCGGCCCTCCGCCGTTCTGCTGGCCCCGAGCCTTTTGGACGCCCCCGCCATTCTGCTGACCACCGGCCTGGAAGCCGGCCTCCAACCGCTTCTTTAAGGCGACCCGGCGCTCTTTGCGGAACTCCACCAGGGTCTTGTAGTCGTCAGGACTCAGCCCGATCTCCTTTCGCACCGACGCTTGACGCAATAGACCGGCCACCATGTTCCATTCCACGCGGTCGAGGGCCGGCTTGGTGTCGCCCGGAGTCGGTTTGGCGTCGGGGATTGGGGCGTTTGGCACCGGGGCCGCAATTCCGTTCGAGATAATCGCGCCACCGGCCAGTGCCACCGCCGACGCGACCAGCAGGCCGAGGCCCAACTGCCGCAAGGGAGCCCACGTCATGGCGTTCACCACTTCCGAAGTGAGGGCGGTTACCGCCGGGGGAACGCTGCCCCCGGTGGCCGTCGCCACGGTCTGTTCGATCAATCGCAGCGGAACACCCGCTACGAGTTCGGACCACCCACCAACGGCGGCTATTGCAGCGAGGGTGATTCCTCGCCTCGCCAGTCGCTTCGCCAACTCTGCCCGACCACGGCTCAGCCTCGTGGCCACCGTTCCCACCGGCCAACCGAGTTCGGCCGCGGCCTGGGCAATGGTCAGTCCTCGCAGCCCGCACAGCACGATCGGCAGGCGGAAGTTGTCCGGCAGCCGGCCGAGTTCCTCGTCCACCGCGGGCCGCAACTCGGTGTCCATCTCTCCCTCCGGTGCGGGGCGGTCGGGCGGGTGAGGCACAGCTACTTCGCGGAGCTGTCGTCGCTGCCGGGTTTGTCGCAATTTGCGCGCGGCGAGGCAAGCGACCCCGTACACCCACGCGGCCACCCGACCGGGCGGGCGGACCGTCCCGGCTTTGCGAGCGAGCACGAGAAAGGTGGTCTGGAAGGCGTCGTCGGCATCGGCGCTGTTGCCCAGGTAGCGACAACAGACCCCGAACACCGTTGGTCCGAGCCGGCGGACGAGTTCACGGAACGCGGCCTCGTCCCGCGTGCGGACGAACCGGCCGAGCAGGTCGGCGTCGGGTTCCGCCCGCTCGCGAGCGGCCGTGAACGCGCCCCACAGCCGGCCGGTCCCCCCGCGGTTCACCGAGTCCACCACGGCCTTCTCCTGGCAGGTTGCCCGAACACCCTGATTCTCCCGCTGCGGGGGGAATTTATTCAGCAGAGTGGAAAATAACGAGTGGCCTCAGAAGTGGTGCGAACGGCCTACGCCGGTGTAGCTTTCAGGCGAACGGCCGGTGTGAGCCGGCCGGTGCGTTTTCAAGCAAGAGGCGTGGGTACACAGGACACAAGGGTTTCCGCTCTGTGACCCAAGAAACGCATACCGGCCGGCTCACACCGGCCGTTCGCCTGCGAACCATATCGACTGGTGCGTTTTCAATCCGGTTGATCCTGTTAATCCTGTCCAAAACTCTTCTGTCTTCTGCTCTGATCTGTGTTTTCTGTGTTCATCCGTGGCTAATTCTTCTGTTTTTCCTCTTCCCTCAAGAATTTCTCCAGGTCCGCGAGCTTGTCGGTGTTCAGAAAGTCCACTCCCGCGTCGAGCAGTTCCTTCCACACCTCGACCTTATCGGGCGTGGCCCAGAACCGGACCTTGCGCCCCTGTTTGTGGGCCTTCGCGACGAGTTCGCGGAGCTTCTTGCGCTCGGCGTCCGGGATCGGGCCGGTTCCGTCCCACTTGAACAGTGTGCGCCACGACTCGCTGACCCACGGAACGAGCGCAGCAGACGTGGTGCCGTCCAGGTCGGCCGGGCGCCCGTCGAGCGCCGCGAACCGCGTCTTCTGTTCGGCGACCGCCTTCGCGTCGCGGTTCCCGCTGATGACGATCGTGACGGCCTTCACCTCGGTTTTGCCGTCGCGCGTGACGGTGAGCAGGTCCGCGTAGTTCTCCAGCACCTTTGTGAGCGCGGCGAAGGTCTCTTTCGCGTCCGTTTTGACGTCGATCATGAGGTGGAACGCGGGGCCTTTGGGGTACACGGTGCCGCCGTTGGCCTTCGCGAGTTCCCGGAGCGGGTCGAGGTACAGCTTCTCCAGCGTGCGCCCCGCCTTGAGTTGGAGCGGCGTGTGCCCGACGAGCAGTTCCCCCTTCACGAGCCAGATGTCGGCTTCCACGCTGCAAAAGCCGCAATCGAGCGCGTCGAACAGCGGGCGCGCGTGTTCGTAGTCGTTGTGCGCGTGTGCCCGGGGTAGGGGAGCGGCCATTTTCTTCGGCGGCTCGGCGCCGGCGCCCGGTGCGGCGAGCAGGCACGCGCCGAGCGCAACGTAGAACGAGGTCATGCGGAACTCACGGTTGAGAAGGTGCGGTTTCGTACAATCCTATCGCCCGACGCACCACGAGACACGCCATGTCAGCCGCGCGCACGCCGAACCGCCTCGCCGCCGAGACGAGCCTCTACCTGAAGCAGCACGCCAACAACCCGGTGGACTGGTACCCCTGGGGGCCGGAGGCGCTGGCCCGCGCGAAGGAGCTGGACCGCCCCATCTTCCTGTCGGTCGGCTACTCGGCGTGCCACTGGTGCCACGTCATGGAGCACGAGAGCTTCGAGGACGAGTCCACCGCGGCCGTCATGAACGAGCACTTCGTGTGCATCAAAGTGGACCGCGAGGAGCGCCCGGACCTCGACACGATCTACATGAACGCGCTCCACGTGCTCACGCGCGAGGGGGGCGGCTGGCCGCTGTCGGTGTTCCTGTCCCCGGACCTCAAGCCGTTCTTCGCGGGCACGTACTACCCGCCCGATAACCGGTACGCGGCCCAGGGCCGGCCGAGCTTCAAGCAACTGCTCGCGGGGATTCACAACGCCTGGCTCACGCAGCGCGACCGCGTTCACGAGATCGGGGCCAGCGTCGTCACGGACCTGCAACAGATGGGCGCCCTCGAGGTGAGCGATACGACCGTGTCGCCGGACCTGCTCTCCGGTGCGCTGACTGTGCTGCGCCGGAACTATGACCCGCGATACGGTGGGTTCGGCGCGCAGCCCAAGTTCCCGCACGCTCTAGAGCTGAAACTACTCCTGCGGCTCTCCGCGCGCTTCAACGATCCCGTCGCGCTGGAGATGGTGACGCACACGCTCACGATGATGGCCCGCGGCGGGATGTACGACCAGATTGGGGGTGGGTTCGCGCGCTACAGCGTGGACGCGAAGTGGCTCGTGCCGCACTTCGAGAAAATGCTCTACGACAACGCGCTACTCGCCTCCGCGTACACCGAGGCGTTCCAGAAGACCCGCGACCCGTTCTTCGAGCAGATCGCGCGCGAAACGCTCGACTACG
This region of Gemmata massiliana genomic DNA includes:
- a CDS encoding phosphatidylinositol-specific phospholipase C/glycerophosphodiester phosphodiesterase family protein, with the translated sequence MTSFYVALGACLLAAPGAGAEPPKKMAAPLPRAHAHNDYEHARPLFDALDCGFCSVEADIWLVKGELLVGHTPLQLKAGRTLEKLYLDPLRELAKANGGTVYPKGPAFHLMIDVKTDAKETFAALTKVLENYADLLTVTRDGKTEVKAVTIVISGNRDAKAVAEQKTRFAALDGRPADLDGTTSAALVPWVSESWRTLFKWDGTGPIPDAERKKLRELVAKAHKQGRKVRFWATPDKVEVWKELLDAGVDFLNTDKLADLEKFLREEEKQKN
- a CDS encoding RNA polymerase sigma factor, which gives rise to MDSVNRGGTGRLWGAFTAARERAEPDADLLGRFVRTRDEAAFRELVRRLGPTVFGVCCRYLGNSADADDAFQTTFLVLARKAGTVRPPGRVAAWVYGVACLAARKLRQTRQRRQLREVAVPHPPDRPAPEGEMDTELRPAVDEELGRLPDNFRLPIVLCGLRGLTIAQAAAELGWPVGTVATRLSRGRAELAKRLARRGITLAAIAAVGGWSELVAGVPLRLIEQTVATATGGSVPPAVTALTSEVVNAMTWAPLRQLGLGLLVASAVALAGGAIISNGIAAPVPNAPIPDAKPTPGDTKPALDRVEWNMVAGLLRQASVRKEIGLSPDDYKTLVEFRKERRVALKKRLEAGFQAGGQQNGGGVQKARGQQNGGGPGDLAAAEALDQYLKGQRELEVEVAKKAAEVLSPAGVKRLKQAVLQAAGPRGLLDRVAIRELQLTAEQEDRIVAALGPVRSPLNVIQNARLERTAQEQDAVLETALKVLTADQRKRWEALVGKPLPTADLLRANPTSEESMADLSGE
- a CDS encoding DEAD/DEAH box helicase, producing MREARLLTESPWVRSLGRLDLSVTTEGWKFPAPPVEYEPPPRLATEPKVGRHSVNLPTLPDNPDSAKARIRPKPTADTVLFKDRLLYLLQPPLDGLFDGRQLEVPFAPFPYQLEGIAFLMPRHHAMLADEMGLGKTAQAILTLRLLFHSGEIKQALVVCPKPLVHNWARELKMWAPDVPFETFEGDPDQRRSTWLVSNCPLKLINYETLTRDCDLAADKRVYFDAVVLDEAQRIKNKGSKTAQAVCSLNRGRSWALTGTPIENHPDDLVNIFSFVDANRIPADTPPRRIPQYTSDSILRRTKDDVLTDMPPKVIRDLEVELTPAQRAAYARAEDNGVIHLNELGDTITVQHVFQLVMRLKQICNFDPLTGESAKLEQLLTDMEEVAESGRKAIIFSQWVEPLEVLAQALARYGPLQYHGKIPQQQRTPILDRFKADPDAHVLLMSYGTGSVGLNLQFTNYVFLFDRWWNPAVEDQAINRAHRLGQKHPVTVTRFLSGGTIEQRIADILDAKRQVFNDLLSQAEKPASLGLNEDEIFGLFDIKARPKRDKH